Proteins encoded together in one Rhipicephalus sanguineus isolate Rsan-2018 chromosome 9, BIME_Rsan_1.4, whole genome shotgun sequence window:
- the LOC119405881 gene encoding putative nuclease HARBI1, translating into MEYFMAAIARERQPSLRRERTFRRRLALDDVPDQHLRNYRFPRQHIVTLCTTLEPRLQLPTARSHALPVDVQVLLALRFFASGSFQTAVGDTVGVSQSSASRVVAEVTDALCSLAAEHIRFPATLRAANASAIAFSQIAQFPKVLGCIDGTHVQIKPPKDQEHVFRNRKGLYSINVQAICNAEGAITQLTSRWPGSTHDSFVWANCDLRRCFERGELPDGWLLVIAK; encoded by the exons ATGGAGTACTTCATGGCTGCCATCGCTCGTGAGCGTCAACCTTCCCTCCGGAGAGAGCGCACGTTCCGCCGGCGCCTAGCCTTGGATGACGTTCCGGACCAGCATCTTCGCAATTACCGGTTTCCGAGGCAGCATATCGTGACCCTCTGCACGACACTCGAGCCTCGACTGCAGCTGCCTACGGCGCGGTCTCACGCCTTACCAGTGGACGTGCAAGTCCTGCTCGCTTTGCGCTTTTTCGCAAGCGGGAGCTTCCAGACGGCGGTAGGGGACACGGTTGGCGTTAGCCAGTCGAGTGCGTCGCGCGTTGTGGCAGAAGTTACTGACGCCCTGTGCTCGCTCGCTGCGGAGCACATACGCTTCCCGGCGACACTGAGGGCTGCTAATGCTTccgccatcg CCTTCTCGCAGATCGCACAGTTCCCCAAGGTCCTGGGATGCATAGATGGCACACATGTGCAAATCAAGCCTCCTAAGGACCAGGAACACGTGTTCAGGAACCGGAAAGGCCTGTACTCGATCAATGTACAGGCTATCTGCAATGCTGAAGGTGCAATCACACAGCTGACGTCAAGGTGGCCCGGCAGCACTCACGACAGCTTTGTTTGGGCCAACTGCGACCTGCGGAGGTGCTTCGAAAGAGGGGAATTGCCTGACGGCTGGTTGCTAG TCATTGCCAAGTGA